The region acacacacgcatattGCTAGAGATGACCGTTCCCGCACGGATCCGTTCCTTTACTTAGCGACGATGCAGAGTCGAGTAAACGGCACCATGATGGTAGAGTGGCGCGTGCGCAACGGCCAGCGGGGCATGGTAAGCGGCAAGATGAGTGTGGTGCACCACCGGAGTATGGGCCACGTAGGTCTTAGCGATCGGGGCGTGGTAGGCCGCCACCAACGGTGCCGAATGAGCAATCACTGGCGCAGGAGCTACGTACGAAACCGCCGGTGCATGATGATATCCGAGGCTGAGATGAACACCCCGCTTGGATTTCATCGATTCCATTGACTGTTCCTCGGCGTAAACCGAGGCAACGAGCAGGAAAACAGCGATAGCCTAAAAGGAAGCATAGGTATTGATCACTACCATCACGTATTTTACCGTATTCACATCCCTCATGCACTTTACTCTTTCACTAAAGGATCGCTATTCCCCGCAAAACATTGATCCCCAAGAACTCAccaagaacttcatttttgcAACTGGATATGGTGCGTACACGCAGGCGACAGAGAACTGCTAACACTTTCGAAGCACGGTTGTCGAACTTTAGAAGATTTATGATGCAGACTGTGAACAACTGTTCGGTCCTTATATACCAAATACACTATCTGAGCTCAAACACGCCCCAAACAGCGATGGAAGGGACAGGTCATGAAAGTAGCAAGTCTTGCGATTGCACACCGGTCCGCCGTCTCTTAATTCCCCACCAATCTGGCAGCCGTTGTCTGGCAGGCTGGTGACACATCGGTCAGACGTGTGCGGTGAAGTGCAGCTCATGGGAGCTGCTTGATATGATAAATCAGTATTTACGGTCACAGAACATTGCCAAAGGGAACCACAACCAGCGCAGCCTGCGCCCGATCACAGGTGATGATTGGCACTCTTGCTCGCGCATTCAATTAATTCGATCCGCATCCCACGTGTAGTCGACGTTAAAATAATAGTTGCGATCATTTCACTTTGGTCctattatttttataaatttccGTTTCATGTAGCAGCATAAATGTTATGAAAAAAGCATGAACAGGACTCATGTATCGTTTGGAAgtatcaaatcaaataaatttattaaatccTATCTATTCAACAACGCGATGTTTCTGTGGTGGAATGATTCGATGATGGTACACTGATAAGCTTAGGCGATGAAGATctaaaaaaaggattcactATTTCGTATCAACAACATGAACTTGTATTTTATGAGATTTCAATGATAAACTGCTACGTTAACATGCTATAAGCACGCGAGACTAGGCCAACGTCGAGGCTACCAACAAAGCCAAAGAGagcagcgaaagagaaaaaaaacaatcccacCAGGATAGACGCGCTGGATGGCATTGACCTTATACTATTGTTGTACGACCAGAACTACATAAATCAGTTTCGTCTGAATGATCTGCTCACCACACGTGGAACTCGTTTGCAGTTTCTACGGGGTCTCCGATGTGTGTAACGCTCCTTTTCGGGAGCCTCAAGCAAAACAAGTGTGACATTTACATGCTTTATAAAGCGCCGCCCTCGAAATGGACTCGAAGTCGCCGCACCGTTTACGCACTTCATGGCCCCGCGGCGCTCATGACACTTTATGCGACCCAGCAGTTCTTTGGGTGATTGGAGGACAGGGACGGATTTCATTCAATCAACTGGTAGCAACCAA is a window of Anopheles aquasalis chromosome 2, idAnoAquaMG_Q_19, whole genome shotgun sequence DNA encoding:
- the LOC126572313 gene encoding cuticle protein 10.6-like, whose protein sequence is MKFLAIAVFLLVASVYAEEQSMESMKSKRGVHLSLGYHHAPAVSYVAPAPVIAHSAPLVAAYHAPIAKTYVAHTPVVHHTHLAAYHAPLAVAHAPLYHHGAVYSTLHRR